The following nucleotide sequence is from Apodemus sylvaticus chromosome 2, mApoSyl1.1, whole genome shotgun sequence.
CAGCTACTTAAAatttgctcagctattaaaaacagggcACCATAAGTTTTGCAGGCAACTGAacagaactacaaaatatcatcatgaatgaggtaacctagactaAAAAGtatatacatggtatgtacttattcCTAGGGGGACATTATTAGAGATAAAGAACAAGATAACCCCACTATTACCAACAGACCCAATGAAGTCAAATAACAAAGAGGGTCCAAGAGAGAATAGTGGAATCTTAcacagaagagagaataaaatggatattggaggtggatggagggaatGAACTGGCTAGGAGAGAAGATGGGTTAGAATTAGGtatagggagagcaggggagagagaatggaaatcgGCAAGGGGACATTTCCAGGACATACTCCAGAGACCTGTGATTGTGGAGGACCCAGGGCATCTCTGTGGCAATGTTAGCTGAAACTCTAGCAGTGGGGAATATGGATCCAAAAGTGGCTATTTCCTGTTGCCAGGAAGAATTTCCAGTGGAGATCTAATGACACCAACCCACCGACAAAGCCTTCTACCAATAATGTGTTCTACCTAGAAGATGCGCAGGAACGAAGATATAGCAGAAAAAGAGGCAAAGCTCAAACattgactggcccaacttgagacccaccacATAGGCAAGAAGCAATCAGCAATTtaattaatgatactctgttaagcTTGTAGTCAGGAGCCTAGAAAAATTGTTGTCTGATATGTTCCAATGAGCCTGAAGACCAACAGGGTCTAGTAACCTGTATCCTTGGGGATTCCCAGAGATTAATTCACCTACCAAAGACCAGGCACAAGATGGACtttccagcagccaatggaaagagatgcgaAGACCCACAACAAGACATTGGATGGAGCTTgtggagtcttatggaagagttggatgGAGGATTGATGGAACAGAAAAGAGGACAGGGCACCAAAGGAAGACCATCAAAGTGAAATAAGCTGGACACTTCGGTGCTCCCAAAGACTCAAACACTAACCAAAAAGCTAGCACAGGCTAGATCTAGTGCCCCTGCAAATATGTAGCTGATGAACAGCTTGTCTTCATACAGGTCTCCCAAGAACCAGAtgggggctgtctctgaatctgttgctTGCCTATGggtcctgttcccctaactaTACTTCCTTGTCTGGCCACAGTGAGTGAGGATGTGCTTATTCCTACAGGGACTTGTGCCAGGTTGGTGTGGACAATACTCAGAGTGGGATCCCCTTTTGAGAATAGAAGAGGAGAGGGTAATTGAGGGAGGACTTCTGTGAAAGGGTACTGGGAGGATATTGGCATGTGacgtgaataaataaataaataaattttaaaaataaaacttagatTTCAGAAAACAGTCtagttttttgtttaattttctttcatatacTTTTGTACACACAAAGTAAAGAGATTGaacagaaaaaatataattttatatatcaatTTCAGTAAGAGTGTGTTCTCAATATGTCGTGATACATAGCTCTGATAACAATATATTGGATTATATTAAGGAACCATATCCATCCtggaaaaatcaaatatttattttgctgCCACATATTTTCCTCCAAAACTTAACTATATGCTTTTCAttgcaaataaacacaaaagggCTGACTGTGGCATAGCTATGGGCCACAATAATTTGTACACAATAGAATATTGGGCCATCCTTGAACACCATCCTTGAGTAAAAGACAACAGTGTCCAAAATGTAGAGAACCACAAAGAAGCTCATGAGCAGCATGATGGTCCTGGTGGCCCTTTGCTCTGGGGAGGCTTTTGAAGAAAGGCTGGTGCTGTGAAGATACTGAGCCTGCTTCTTGTGCCTCCATAGGAGAGCCACCATGTACCTGCTGGACAGGGCCATGAGAACAATTACAAATGCTTCCCTGATGGACAGCATTGTGGAAAAGATGCGTGTTCTGGAGTAACTCATGGGTAGAAGTGAACAAGACTGAGTAACATACATAAAGCTCTCTGAGGTCAAGTTAGGGGTAGCAATAATCGATATGAAGAAGTGACTGCTGAAAGACATGtagagaacacagaggaaaagaaaggcgCTTGAGATGTGATAGGGAGATTTATGTTTAAACTTTGTTAAACAGGAATTTCTAGGACTAAGAGTGATGGTCCAAAGAACATTCAGCTGGCAGGCTGCACAAAAGGTGAGGCACCACAGAAGGCTGTGCAAACAGATAAGTGATTGGCATGTGTTAAAACCCCATCTCCCCAAAGGCATAAACATGTCCATGGCTATGAGTCCCATAGTTGTAAGCAGCATTAGTTGGGTTAGGGACAAGAAAGCAATGTAGAGATCAATGGGCTTAGGCCTGTTCCCACCAAGGAGTATGCAGATGTGGGCAAAAAAAAGGATACCATTAGCTGAGATCCCAACACTCACTTCAGAGAACAGGatgattttcatgtttgtgtCAGTGTGCAGTAAGTTGTCTTTATTCATTGTATGTGGGTAGGAAGCAAATAGAAAAACctgacaagaaaagacaaaactctTCCTTACAGAATGCAGCCTTGTtcacaaatgtcaaccaacacCAAGTTGGCAACATGATGTTGCCTCATCCTGATTTCATGTCACCAAACTCAGCTCCAGCTCACACCACCTCAAAGCCACCTCCACTGTCCACACTGTCCTAATGCCTTCCAATCAATGCAGAATTGTGTGTACTATTGTTAGGATACCTCTGAGTATAAACTTTCATGTACATTAAGCATTCCCTCTCATGGTCCATGAATTTGATTATTTGGGGCAAGAGCTGCATCTCCGTTGATTGTCAGACACATAATAGCTTTACCTAGCTGATGAATTTGAATGGTGAAGATTGCATATAATTAGAAACATGATCTTCTAGGGGACTATGTTCCAGGGCACCAGAACATTTTATTTCAGTATCTGTTTTATTCTGCTCCTTTACCAACAGGCCAATTATTCATTCTccattctgtctgtctatctgtctgtctgtttttctctatctgtgtgtgtgcatgtctgtgtggtgtgtgcttccagcctctacatcccaagtggttggaataaaggcatgtgccaacactgcccagccaGCCCTAATATTCTTAATTAATCTCCAGAAAAATGGACTCTGAATCAAATTCTACATGCTGCCATTTCTTCAGAGTATGACCTTAAGTACTCAGAGCTCCAGTAACCTCATCTAGAACATATGGACAGTCAGTCCTGTTCCTGTGTTAGAGGACCCTGAGTATGAAAGAACATGCAGCATACATACCCACCAACTATAGAACTGTTTTTGGCACAGAGTGACCTCTATAGACATGTCATGCATATTTTCTCATGCAGTGCCTTGTCATGTGGCCTGGGAGTGTCAATTCAGCTGTGTTAATGACTCATCACCTCTTTCCCTGCATGAAATAGAAAAGACAGACATGACCAAAAGAGTACAATGAGGGAGCCATGTTCCTTTTCCAAGCAGTTTAAAATTATGGTCTTTCTTTAAATTCTTAATGACTTTGCATCAGACCTATGATTTTAAACTTTTGCTATGAGTCTCTGTGAAAAGACCCTGAGAATCAAATATCAGTGTGATCATACACTTATTCTTCTCTCTTTTGGCCCATAATATTAGTGTGGTAAATAAACTACAGTTATAATAAACTTAGTGCCATCTCATTCTGAGGTCATGATTAAATGAAAAGTATCCACCTATCTTGAAGGATAGGCTCCATAAGAGTCTTCCATCTCCTTCTATGTGAAGGAGGAATCTCCAGACTTCAGAGAAGCCAGCCTAAAGGACATGGGAACTGCAATGGGCATTTTAGGTAGAACTCATTATTTCCTTTAATGAACATTTAGTACATATGTATTCTATACtgttgtaaaaaaagaaaaacttcccaGACACATAGTAAAGGATTCTTAACTGAAAATCAAGGGAAAGAGATGAAATAATTTCATAGTTTTTTAGTTCATGTTGTAGTACAATATAGTATATAAACAAGAAGCAAAATCGTTTAAAATGTTCTAAATATGTatcaagaaaacttctctttgcaacagaggaAGGCCACTACAGGTAGGTGTGGGTCCAATTTCCAACCTGCCAATGCAGGGAGCTTAGGTGGGTACCCCAAATACCACCACTCTAAGTTCTGGGCTTCTTTGGCTTAGGTAACACTCCAAGACACAGCTGTAGACACAGGAAAATGCATTCTAAGGTGTGGACAGGTGGAAGCTGATATTTCCTGACTCCCAGACATCTAGTCATGGCTAGAAAACCACACAGAGAACTCAGGAATGAAATGTTGGGCAGCCACTGGCCCTAGACAAGGCCAGGACCTTTGGAGGCCCACAGGCTGTGGACAGCATCTAGCCCTGGGCTGGTGATGGGAGCTC
It contains:
- the LOC127677550 gene encoding vomeronasal type-1 receptor 44-like encodes the protein MSIEVTLCQKQFYSWWVFLFASYPHTMNKDNLLHTDTNMKIILFSEVSVGISANGILFFAHICILLGGNRPKPIDLYIAFLSLTQLMLLTTMGLIAMDMFMPLGRWGFNTCQSLICLHSLLWCLTFCAACQLNVLWTITLSPRNSCLTKFKHKSPYHISSAFLFLCVLYMSFSSHFFISIIATPNLTSESFMYVTQSCSLLPMSYSRTRIFSTMLSIREAFVIVLMALSSRYMVALLWRHKKQAQYLHSTSLSSKASPEQRATRTIMLLMSFFVVLYILDTVVFYSRMVFKDGPIFYCVQIIVAHSYATVSPFVFICNEKHIVKFWRKICGSKINI